The genomic stretch TTTTTATTAAAATATTCTTGCTAATTCTTTGATTTCTTTACTATTTTCTTCTAATATTTCACTAATACTTTTAGTGTTGTAAGGAGCTACTTTGGTTCCAGCTAAAATAAAAGGTTTGTTTTTAATTTCAGCTCCTATTCATTTAAATGTTTGATAAATTAAATTAGTATGATCACCAAAAGGATATCAACCTAGAGGAGCGCCTTGTGATGTAATAATTTGGATATTTTTTATATTATTAACCAATCCGTAAGCTTCTACTGAATCTTTATCATATTTAAATGTTTTCCCACTTACAATAATTGTATCAAAAAAGTTTTTGGTGGTAGCTGAATAGTGGAAATTTGTCATTGATGTAGAAAAAACTATTTTATCTGATTGTTTAATTTTATCAATTCAAAAATCAGATTTATTTTTTTCAAAAAAACTATGATCTAACAAATTATTTTTATTTAATGAGTTATTGGCAACTTCAAAATCATTTAAATCGAATACTTCGATGTTATGATCAGGGTGAAATTCCTTGTAAAATTTGACAAATAAGTCAGATATTGCTGAGCTAAATGAGCCCTTTTTTTCGTTTACAGATGATTTAATTACTAAAATATTCATATTGTCCTCCTAAATTAAAATGTTTCAACAGCTGCTTCAATTTTGCTTGATAGTTTTTCGATAACATCCTCATTTTTATCTAAAAGATAACCTTGAAATAAAATAATAGGATCATTAATTTTTTGTGCACCGATGAATTCAAAAGTTCCCGCAATTGCATTTTCAGCATTGATAAGAGGTCTTTGTGCTTCAGGAGCGTGGTATGTTGTAATAATTTGTACATTTTTAATGTTGGTAAGTAAACCTATAGAACCACCTTTTTTGGAGTATTTATAGGAAAATGTTTTGTCTGCTAGGCAAATAGCGTCGAAAAAATTTTTAATTTCAGCTGAGTAATGTCAGTTAATAATTGGTGTTGAAATAACCACCTTATCAACGGTTTTTAATAAATTTATTCACTTATCAGCTTCTACTTCGGTTCAAAACGATGAGAAATTATTGCTATTTAGAGCGATACTTCCAATTTTTTGAACACTTAAATCAAGAGTTATAATCTCAATATTTTTATTTTTTTGTGCAACTTTTTCAAGAAAATATTCTGCAATTACACTAGGTTTTGAGCCCTCTTTGAGCTCGGATTTGATGTATAAAATTTTCATATTTTAAAAGTTATTCCCATTTTAATTTTATTTTTCTAGTATAATTATAAAACTATATTTAAAACTAGAGGTGTATTATGCTTAAAATTTTAAAGCACATCTTTAATTCCTTTCTAAAAAACAAGGTTATTTTTATTGGATTAACGACCTTGATATTTTTTACGACAGGAATTTTTACACTCCTTTTTACTACTAATAGCTCATATACCAATCGTCTTCAAGAATACAAACAAGTATCTAAATTACAAGATGCAACAATTAATACAAATTTTAACTACTTTGGAAATGCTGTTGACAATGGTTATGATAAATTAGAAGCAGATGTCTACAAAAGTCAAAACATTGCAAATAATAAAAAGCAACTTTTAATTTCTAGTGATTTTATAAAAATTGCAGATATCTCAAATACTCAAAATGATGATAATCAATATTTATCAACACTAGATTTTAGCCGAGAATATTATTTAAATTTGGGTAATTTGCCAGTTTTGAGTCAATTTAGTGTTCAAAAACAAACATTTTTACCAATTTATAACAAAGTTGGTAATCAGTTTGTTAAATCCACTAAAAGCTTTAATTTACAACAAAATGAAACAATTACTCTAGATTCTACAAATTATAAATTAAGTGATGTAATTTTATTTCACAAAGAAGATAACACAATTAAAATAGATTTTATTAATGACTTAGTAATCAATGGTGTTACAAAAAAAGCAACATTTGATCCTATTCTAGGCTCACTTTGATTTCGTCAAGGTGTTGGTCGTAAATTACCACAACAGAAATTATTAAAGTTATTTGGTCTTACAAACAATAATGGCTCACTTACTTTAGATTCAGCTACAACAAATAATAATGAAAAAATTGCCAATATTGTTTTAGATGCCACAAATCAAACTATCACATTTAGTAAAAATACCTTTAATTTAGATAATAATTTATCTTGAAATTCAAGTAATTTTTTTATTTTAGATCCAGGTCAACAATATAATTTAAAACCTGAGTGAATCAGTGATATTAATACTAAAATTGAATATATTAATCACAAATTTCAACTAAAAAGCCTTGATGCACCACAAAATACTAATTTTAGTGGTTTTATTAAACAATATCTTGAATATTTAAGAGATCGCAAGCCGCTTGAGTTTGAAAAAATTAAAAATATTAATTATTGAGAAAAGCGTATAATTACTACAATTGACAACAAAAGCGAGACTACTTCTACCAAAATTACCACTAGTGATTTAACCACACCACTTTTGCAAGAAAAAGTCAATTCTAACACTCCTACAACAATAGCGCAAATTGAAAACTTAGGTAATCAAAATAATATCAATCTCATCACTGTTGAGCAATTAGATGATATTTCTAATTCCAATATTCGTGATGCTACTTTTCTCAAAATTAGCACTGATGTGCGCAGATTTGCCAATGCCTTTTTGTATGATTATTTAGGAAAATATCAACAAAATATCAATGGTAAAACTACAAAAGTTGTCGATGCACTAGGCACACGTGAATTTATTACCATTGATTTGTCCAATCCTGATGAAAAGCAAGTAGACAAGAAAAATCAAGTTATTCAATTTATTAACTCAGGAATTAGTCCTAGCGATTTTGATACTTTAGAATTTGATGGTAGAAAAATTTCACAAAAACAACAAGTTGGCCGTCTTTATGATGAGACACTAAAATATCAAAAAGGGCAAAAAAGTCTTCTTTTTTCAGACAATGATCCTGTTATCAATGAGGTGACCAGCCAAATTCCACCACGTTATACAGCACAAATAATTAGCCAAATTTTTTCAGGTTATGCAACAGATCCAAATTATGTTGATTTAAAAGTTATTTTTGATAATTATATTGTTAGGGATCCCAAAACAGTAGGCCTAGATACCAAGTTAGCACAAAAAATTGTCCTTCTTTCCAAAGAAGATCAAAGTGATGGTAAAGAATATGGTGTTATTTCTCTTGGCGCAAATATTTTTGGAATTGTTACAAAAATAGACAACCAAAATTGAGAATACAACACAATAAATACCTACAATTCAATCAATGAGCTTACTAATTTTTTAGAAGCTAACCAACTAGAACTCAAAGCAAATATTGGTGCTAATGGATGACTCAGATCTATCCAAGATTTTAACAATACTAAAACTGTGCCATTTATTTTTTATGCACCTTCCACCGATGTTTTAAATGAAATTAATAACCAAAAATCAATTAAACTTCTTTTTAGTCAAGCTGCTGCAGCAATTAATAATAGTGTTTTAGTAACTCAAGGTTTTCTATTAAAACCAGATGTCGATGCGCTTGCTAAAGCTTTTTCAAAAGCTGCTGATGAGTTAGAATTGGTAGCAATTTTGTCAGGTTCTAAGAAAAACTATGACATTTTGAATCAGTGAATTTTCAAATCTCTTTATTATTTAACCAGCGATAATCGCGCTACTATTGTCAATGATATTTTAGCAAATTTGGTAGATAAAATTATTGAAAAAAGCTCTCATATTAGCAATCAACAAGATCGTTCTATCTTCATTATTGAACAAATTTTTGCAATCAAACCTTTTTTAAGAGTTTTTGGTATCAACGCACTTGATAAATTTGACGAATTTTTAAGCGCTAAAGATCTTGCTAGGGCTATTAAAGATCCAGTTGCCATTTTAAATGGAATTAAAGATTTAGCATACTCTATTGAATTTGAAAAAGTCTTTAAAAATATTGACAATTGGTTTAAAAATCATAGTCAAAAAGACAATAAAATCCACCTCTTTAGCAGTGCAATTTTATTCCAGGAGATAAGTGCTAACATTAATGAGCAAATCTTTAAATCAGGTTTGATCAAAATCATTAATAATATTAATTTTGAAGCAATATTATCTACTAAAACTAAAGCAAATGGCAAAGGTTTTCTTGGTTTTTTAATTCAACCTATTTTAGACAAATATGCCAAAGAAAAACATAATGAAATTATTACTATTCTCAAGAAATTACAAGCAGATGATAGCAAACCTTTTAGCAATATAGCAGATGGACTTGTTAATTTAGTAGCAAATTTTGATTTTAAAATTTTTGCAACTAATTTAGAAAAAGTCTTTGCAATTGCAACTACTAGTGATAATTCTGATCCGGAAAAAATTCTCACTTTTGAAAAGCAAACTATTGATAATAATAGATTATTTGTTGCTTTATTAGCAACACTTTTCAGAGATGAACGTAGCCGTCAAAACACTATCAACCAAGTAATTAAAATCTTAAATATTTCAGATAAATCGACAAATATAGGCTCCAATCTTGTCGGTATTAACTATATTCAACCAGCAAAAGATGATTCTAAAATTGATATATTTGATCTTCAAAGCCTTTCAGCAACTAAGGGTAATGCAAATTTAGTAGACAATATTGAAAGCGCACTAGCTAGTCTAAAAACAAAGCTAAATCAAAGCAATCCTGAAAATAATATCTCTAATACTTTTAGCTTAAGTGCAACTGAAAGAAGCTTTCTTGTCAACTTCTTAAATGTTAAAAGTTTTACAGATTCTGCTGATTTGTTAGCAAAAATTAATGAATTTGAAAAAGTATTTAACTTATTTAAATTAGCTAATTTTAGCAAAACTGGAAGCTTTATTAGTAACATTTTAAACTTGGATAACGCAGCTTTTGCAAATTTAAACTCTATTGGTGATGTTTTCTACCAACTAACTAATTCACTGGTTTATGATGATGGCGAGCGTGGTAATTTAAATGATTTTAGCCAAGATGAAAAAAACAAATTATTTGTTATTTATCGGCTAGCATCGCAAGATTTAACTAATAGTTTACAGCAAAAGATTTTTCAATCACCACTTTCTAACATTTCCTATTCAATTTCACTTTTTAGATTTTGAATTGATTTTGTTGCCCAAAATGATTTAAGCGCAGCTGATCTCAAACAAGCTTTTAAAATTCTCTATGATAGTGCAAGCGATGCTAATTCACAACTATTTCAAGCATTAAATAGCACAGAGCTTTTTGGTCAAGCAAATATTGCACAGCAAGAAGGTCTAATTAAAGGTCTTCCTTCACCTTCGCGTTCCATTTTGTTTCCAAAACAAACTACCAATGAGCTATTAAAAGCTGGTCAACTAGATAGATTATTAAGTGATCCTATTTTTGATAAAGTCTATAAAAATAAAGACAATAAGAACATTTCACTACGTCAGTGACTACTAGACAATCGTGTTGATCTTGTTGAAAATTTAGGCTATATTGCCTACTATAATAAAAATTATCCTTTTGCTATCAATTATGCAAAAGCACTACCAATTGTTGTCAATGATTATCTTCTTGATTCAAATAAAATTAATCAGGAAAATAAAGCATATTTACAACAATTAAGCTATCATTTTGCAGCTCCTAATCCACTTTTAAAAGCTCTTAATTTAGAATTTTTAGGTCTCTCAGAATTTATATCTTCACAATTGCCACAAATTCCCCTTTGATTTGCAAGCAATGCGCAACAAAAACAAGGAAGTAATAATTCTAATTTAGCTTTCATTTTACAAAATAGACTACCTTTATCAAAAGAAATTATTGATCAACAACAAAACAATAGCTTGCAGCAATTTGTTGCCAATTTATCAGCTGATAATTCCAATTTAAAAGTCGCTGCAGCGCCAAGCTTAAATCTTGACTATTATTTTATTAATACCTTTACCGAAAAAAACTTTGCCAATAGTTTAAATAGTAGTTTTTTTGGTATTGATATTCCTAGTTTAGCTCGTGATATTTTAAGCAACGTTTTAGTGGTCAGATCCTTTTTTAACTTAGTTAATTTTAACGATAATCGCGCTTATGTTATCAAATTAAATGATTCATTTATCCGTGCTAACAATAAAGCAATATATAATGGTCCAATTCCACAAACTAGTGAAGAAATTGAAGCTTTAATTAGCAAACTTGATGAGAGATTTATACTAAATGCTAATGGTCTAAAATACATCATTGTTGGTAAGGATTTTACTGTTGATTATTTATATCCAGTACTTGATGAGAAAAACTTGCAATTAGATCCTACTAATCAAGCGCTTGGTTTTGTCAATAAATGAGGCTTTGATAAAGTTCGCTATTCATTTCGAAGTAATCCAATTAAATCTTATTTATTAGTAAAATTGGTGCCAGGTGCTAATCTAGAAGACTTTAAAAAGGATACCGATAAGTTTATAAATACTAATTTTGCCCAAGCTAATAGTCAAAAAACCTTCGCAGTTGATGAATTTGACTTTATTAATCCTGAGCGTTCACTAAGAGTCTCAGTTGGTTCAACGATTATCAATAGTTTTTCTTCAACTAACATTTATCTAACAATTTTCTTATCAATTTTAGCTATTTTTGCAGTTAGCTTTATTACTAAAAGGTATATTAGCAACAATAATAAAGTACTAGGAATTTTACGAGCACAAGGTTATTCACTATTTGAAATTGCTAGCTCATTTATTGCTATTTCCTTTTTTATCGCCTTCATTGGTGGTATTCTAGGATATATTAGTGGATTTTTCTTACGGATTCCAATTATTAATTTAATTTCTCGTTTTTGAGAATTTGATGTTAGTTATACAAGTTTTGAGCCTATTTCTTTTGTAGCCTCAATTATTGCTCCTTTTGTAATTTTAACTTTACTCATCTATGCAATTATTTTTTGAATATTACGACAAAAACCTCATCAATTACTCTCTGGAATTAGTGAAATTAATACTTCAAAAACAGCGCAAAAAATTGCCAAAGTCTTTTGAAAACGAAGTATTACTAGCAAATTTTCCATTTCTTTGGCTCTCAATTCTGCTTGAAAACTAGTATCATTGGCAGTCTCAATTATTTTAGTACAATTTATTCTTATTTTTTCTTTAGCTTCACAAAATATTTTTACAACTGCTATTGATAAGACCTACCAACATCGCAAATATAATTATAAAGTTAACTTATATACACCAACTGCTGAAGGTGGACCAATTGTTCCTTATGATCCAAAAAATCTTGTCAACAATTTATATGTCCCTTCAGGTGATCCAGCTGAGGTTGACCAAGTTACTTATAACTATTTCAAACCAGGTGAAGCGCTTGTTTTTGGTTCTAAAAACCAAAATGGTAAAAGAATTGCTAACAATCCCATTGTCATTACCCGCTCTTCGCTCAATATTAAAACGGTAGCTAATACATCAACGACGATTTTTGATATTGTCTTAGGTCAATTGCCTGAATCGCTCAAAAATAATATTTTTAGTATTTCTGATAAGGTAGTATCACAATTGGAGGCTAGCCAAAATATTCAAACTATCAAAATTAATGGCCAAGATTTTAGCTTCCGTGGTGAGGCTCCCAATTATCTTCCTTATTTTAAATTTATAAAAGATGCTGATGCACCACAACAAGGTCGTTTTTGATATTTTAGTTATGACAAACAAAAACAAGCTTACCAAGCAAGTGAGGTCTCCTTATTTGGTAATAATCGTGATGCCTACCGCCAATTTTTAGTAGATTCTTATGCAAGTCCTCAAGTCAACAAAGACTTTACAATTTCTTTTGGAGGTATTCAATTTGATCGAAATCAAGATGAAATTTACTCTTATATTGAAACTAATTATCAAGGAAAAACAAGCAAAGAAGCTGGTCTAAAAATTTATGGTTATCAACCAAATAGTAAGCTCGTAAAAATCAGTGATGCAAGTGGTAATAATTTGTTAGCCAAAATTGCTAATCTCAAATTAGCACCCAATGTTTATCCTCTAATTGCTAATAATGTCTTTTTACAAAAGCACAACTTAGATATCGGCTCTCAAATTGAGCTACCGATTTTAAACAAAACTAATCGTTTTTTAAACGTTATTGAGGGCAAAACTAGTGAAAATATTACCTTTGAAATTGTAGGTATTTCCAACACATTTATTAACTCAGAATTAACTACGACACAAGATGTTGTCAACAAATTAATAGGTCTTGATGCCTTTGAGCAAGACTTGGCCGCCTTTGGATTAAAACCTTTTAACGGAATTTTAATTGCAGGTCAGGATTTAGAACAGCTTAGCTCCTCCTTTGGACTCTATTCACCTTCAGGTTATTGAGCTGGACACCCCGATATTAATCCAACACAAATCACAAGTGATGATGCTGCAGGATTTTTTGCTTCTATTTTTGCTTTTGACAGCGATGCTACCCACCAAGGATTATTGCAACGCCAAGGTCTAGCTTTAGAGAAGATTTACCAAGTTATCAACTGATCACAAAGAGATAATCCTAACAACTGAAGCATTAAAGATGGTGTTGATTTATCATATAGTAACTTAACTAGTTCGGCATTTATACGTCAAAATATTGGTGCTATTCGTGAAGCGCTGAAAAACTTTAATAGCATTTATGGTAACAACTCACTTTACCAAATTGAGACTCAAGGTGTCGAAGCGCGCAATATTGAGACTAACTTTATTTCCAATTTTGGCTTTCTTTTTGGTACTGGAATTAATTTAGTAGTCATCATTTTCCTTATTGTCTCTGTAATTATCTTATTAATCATTTCTTCATCAATAATTAATGAAAACGAAAAAAATATTGCCATTTTAGGAATTCTAGGTTATAGTAATTGAAGCAAAATTAAACTCTTTTTTAGCATTTATCTCCCACTAGTAATTTTTGCAAGTATTCTAGCAATTCCAATTGTTGTGGCAATAATGAGCATTTTTAATAGCGCGATTTTATCAGTTAATTCAATCTTCTTAGCTCTTAGTCTAACTTGGCCAATCTTCTTTATTTCACTAGCAATTATTTTAATTGTCTTTAGTGCTACCCTTGGTCTTTCCTGATATATCTTAAATAAAAAACGCGCTATTAGTGTTCTCAAAGAAAAGGATTAATATGAAATTTAATATTTTTAACAAAAAAGATAATAGCAAAAAAGTCTATAAACAAGAAGCTGCTCTTGATATTATCAAGCAAAATGATAGCTCACAAGAGCTTACTAAAAAACAGTTAAAACTAATTCGCTATGCAAATAATCACCCACTGGTAAAAAAAGGTAAAATTGATCAAAAAAACACCCCCGGAAACATAATTGATTTTAAAGGTGTTGCCAAATATTATTTATTTGGCTCTGTTGTTACTAAAGTTTTTACCAATATTAATTTTTCTATTAAAAAAGGCGACTTTGTCATTTTAAGTGGAAAATCAGGTTCTGGTAAGTCAACTATTTTGAATTTAATGTCCGGTTTAGATCGAGCATCTGAAGGCCAAATTATTGTCGATGGTAATAATTTATCTTATTTAAAAAATTGAGAACTTACCAAATTTAGACGTGAAAATATTTCCTTTATTTTCCAGTCTTATAATCTTTTAGGTAATATCAATGGTTATGACAATGTTGAAGTTGGTGCTTATTTACAAAAAGACAAGTCGAAAATTTTAAACATTGATGAGCTTTTTAAAGAATTTGAACTTGAAGATGTCAAATTTAAATTTCCTTCACAAATGTCAGGAGGACAACAACAAAGAATTTCAATTTTAAGAGCACTAATTAAAAATGCTAAAATTATTTTTGCTGATGAGCCAACTGGTGCACTTGATGAAAATAATACCAAAATAGTATTAAAAATTTTAAAGGATATCAACAAAAAATACAAAACTACTATCATTATGGTAAGTCATGATCCTTCAATGGAGCCACTAGCGGACTCAATTATTAAATTACAAGCTGGTAAATTAGAAGTAATTTCACAAAAATCTGTTAGTTTTGAAGAATTTATTAATCTAAAAGAAGATAACAA from Mesomycoplasma conjunctivae encodes the following:
- a CDS encoding FMN-dependent NADH-azoreductase, giving the protein MNILVIKSSVNEKKGSFSSAISDLFVKFYKEFHPDHNIEVFDLNDFEVANNSLNKNNLLDHSFFEKNKSDFWIDKIKQSDKIVFSTSMTNFHYSATTKNFFDTIIVSGKTFKYDKDSVEAYGLVNNIKNIQIITSQGAPLGWYPFGDHTNLIYQTFKWIGAEIKNKPFILAGTKVAPYNTKSISEILEENSKEIKELARIF
- a CDS encoding FMN-dependent NADH-azoreductase, whose protein sequence is MKILYIKSELKEGSKPSVIAEYFLEKVAQKNKNIEIITLDLSVQKIGSIALNSNNFSSFWTEVEADKWINLLKTVDKVVISTPIINWHYSAEIKNFFDAICLADKTFSYKYSKKGGSIGLLTNIKNVQIITTYHAPEAQRPLINAENAIAGTFEFIGAQKINDPIILFQGYLLDKNEDVIEKLSSKIEAAVETF
- a CDS encoding ABC transporter permease gives rise to the protein MLKILKHIFNSFLKNKVIFIGLTTLIFFTTGIFTLLFTTNSSYTNRLQEYKQVSKLQDATINTNFNYFGNAVDNGYDKLEADVYKSQNIANNKKQLLISSDFIKIADISNTQNDDNQYLSTLDFSREYYLNLGNLPVLSQFSVQKQTFLPIYNKVGNQFVKSTKSFNLQQNETITLDSTNYKLSDVILFHKEDNTIKIDFINDLVINGVTKKATFDPILGSLWFRQGVGRKLPQQKLLKLFGLTNNNGSLTLDSATTNNNEKIANIVLDATNQTITFSKNTFNLDNNLSWNSSNFFILDPGQQYNLKPEWISDINTKIEYINHKFQLKSLDAPQNTNFSGFIKQYLEYLRDRKPLEFEKIKNINYWEKRIITTIDNKSETTSTKITTSDLTTPLLQEKVNSNTPTTIAQIENLGNQNNINLITVEQLDDISNSNIRDATFLKISTDVRRFANAFLYDYLGKYQQNINGKTTKVVDALGTREFITIDLSNPDEKQVDKKNQVIQFINSGISPSDFDTLEFDGRKISQKQQVGRLYDETLKYQKGQKSLLFSDNDPVINEVTSQIPPRYTAQIISQIFSGYATDPNYVDLKVIFDNYIVRDPKTVGLDTKLAQKIVLLSKEDQSDGKEYGVISLGANIFGIVTKIDNQNWEYNTINTYNSINELTNFLEANQLELKANIGANGWLRSIQDFNNTKTVPFIFYAPSTDVLNEINNQKSIKLLFSQAAAAINNSVLVTQGFLLKPDVDALAKAFSKAADELELVAILSGSKKNYDILNQWIFKSLYYLTSDNRATIVNDILANLVDKIIEKSSHISNQQDRSIFIIEQIFAIKPFLRVFGINALDKFDEFLSAKDLARAIKDPVAILNGIKDLAYSIEFEKVFKNIDNWFKNHSQKDNKIHLFSSAILFQEISANINEQIFKSGLIKIINNINFEAILSTKTKANGKGFLGFLIQPILDKYAKEKHNEIITILKKLQADDSKPFSNIADGLVNLVANFDFKIFATNLEKVFAIATTSDNSDPEKILTFEKQTIDNNRLFVALLATLFRDERSRQNTINQVIKILNISDKSTNIGSNLVGINYIQPAKDDSKIDIFDLQSLSATKGNANLVDNIESALASLKTKLNQSNPENNISNTFSLSATERSFLVNFLNVKSFTDSADLLAKINEFEKVFNLFKLANFSKTGSFISNILNLDNAAFANLNSIGDVFYQLTNSLVYDDGERGNLNDFSQDEKNKLFVIYRLASQDLTNSLQQKIFQSPLSNISYSISLFRFWIDFVAQNDLSAADLKQAFKILYDSASDANSQLFQALNSTELFGQANIAQQEGLIKGLPSPSRSILFPKQTTNELLKAGQLDRLLSDPIFDKVYKNKDNKNISLRQWLLDNRVDLVENLGYIAYYNKNYPFAINYAKALPIVVNDYLLDSNKINQENKAYLQQLSYHFAAPNPLLKALNLEFLGLSEFISSQLPQIPLWFASNAQQKQGSNNSNLAFILQNRLPLSKEIIDQQQNNSLQQFVANLSADNSNLKVAAAPSLNLDYYFINTFTEKNFANSLNSSFFGIDIPSLARDILSNVLVVRSFFNLVNFNDNRAYVIKLNDSFIRANNKAIYNGPIPQTSEEIEALISKLDERFILNANGLKYIIVGKDFTVDYLYPVLDEKNLQLDPTNQALGFVNKWGFDKVRYSFRSNPIKSYLLVKLVPGANLEDFKKDTDKFINTNFAQANSQKTFAVDEFDFINPERSLRVSVGSTIINSFSSTNIYLTIFLSILAIFAVSFITKRYISNNNKVLGILRAQGYSLFEIASSFIAISFFIAFIGGILGYISGFFLRIPIINLISRFWEFDVSYTSFEPISFVASIIAPFVILTLLIYAIIFWILRQKPHQLLSGISEINTSKTAQKIAKVFWKRSITSKFSISLALNSAWKLVSLAVSIILVQFILIFSLASQNIFTTAIDKTYQHRKYNYKVNLYTPTAEGGPIVPYDPKNLVNNLYVPSGDPAEVDQVTYNYFKPGEALVFGSKNQNGKRIANNPIVITRSSLNIKTVANTSTTIFDIVLGQLPESLKNNIFSISDKVVSQLEASQNIQTIKINGQDFSFRGEAPNYLPYFKFIKDADAPQQGRFWYFSYDKQKQAYQASEVSLFGNNRDAYRQFLVDSYASPQVNKDFTISFGGIQFDRNQDEIYSYIETNYQGKTSKEAGLKIYGYQPNSKLVKISDASGNNLLAKIANLKLAPNVYPLIANNVFLQKHNLDIGSQIELPILNKTNRFLNVIEGKTSENITFEIVGISNTFINSELTTTQDVVNKLIGLDAFEQDLAAFGLKPFNGILIAGQDLEQLSSSFGLYSPSGYWAGHPDINPTQITSDDAAGFFASIFAFDSDATHQGLLQRQGLALEKIYQVINWSQRDNPNNWSIKDGVDLSYSNLTSSAFIRQNIGAIREALKNFNSIYGNNSLYQIETQGVEARNIETNFISNFGFLFGTGINLVVIIFLIVSVIILLIISSSIINENEKNIAILGILGYSNWSKIKLFFSIYLPLVIFASILAIPIVVAIMSIFNSAILSVNSIFLALSLTWPIFFISLAIILIVFSATLGLSWYILNKKRAISVLKEKD
- a CDS encoding ABC transporter ATP-binding protein; amino-acid sequence: MKFNIFNKKDNSKKVYKQEAALDIIKQNDSSQELTKKQLKLIRYANNHPLVKKGKIDQKNTPGNIIDFKGVAKYYLFGSVVTKVFTNINFSIKKGDFVILSGKSGSGKSTILNLMSGLDRASEGQIIVDGNNLSYLKNWELTKFRRENISFIFQSYNLLGNINGYDNVEVGAYLQKDKSKILNIDELFKEFELEDVKFKFPSQMSGGQQQRISILRALIKNAKIIFADEPTGALDENNTKIVLKILKDINKKYKTTIIMVSHDPSMEPLADSIIKLQAGKLEVISQKSVSFEEFINLKEDNKTKIEKSEDNNFQTEKEEEFEANLVDKTSHPEATILPHIDYIEHGE